One genomic window of Streptomyces sp. NBC_01498 includes the following:
- a CDS encoding SIS domain-containing protein encodes MSFIGEEIARQPESWLRAASVAGGPGTGLPLPGERVAVVGCGTSWFMAEAYAVLRESRGQGETDCFAASEFPHGRDYDRLVAISRSGTTTEVLELLDRRRGRYPAVALTGDTTTPIVDAAEHVVDLSFADERSVVQTLFATTALTALRAGLGEPAEPLAEAARAALAEPLPGEWLDADQISFLGRGWAHGIAREAALKMREATQGWTEAYPSMEYRHGPIAIAAPGRLVWHFGPDDDGLRPDVARTGALFVNHPEDPQADLVRVQRLAEATAVRKGLDPDRPRALTRSVVLDSVTGDPAGS; translated from the coding sequence ATGTCGTTCATCGGCGAGGAGATCGCCCGTCAGCCCGAGTCCTGGCTCAGGGCCGCCTCCGTCGCGGGCGGGCCCGGGACCGGGCTGCCGCTCCCCGGGGAGCGGGTCGCCGTCGTGGGGTGCGGCACGTCGTGGTTCATGGCCGAGGCGTACGCCGTCCTGCGGGAGAGCCGGGGCCAGGGGGAGACGGACTGCTTCGCGGCCTCCGAGTTCCCCCACGGGCGCGACTACGACCGTCTCGTGGCCATCTCCCGCTCCGGTACCACCACCGAGGTGCTGGAACTCCTCGACCGGCGGCGCGGCCGGTACCCGGCGGTGGCGCTGACGGGCGACACCACCACCCCGATCGTGGACGCGGCCGAGCATGTCGTCGACCTCTCCTTCGCGGACGAGCGGTCCGTCGTGCAGACCCTCTTCGCGACGACCGCGCTCACCGCCCTGCGGGCCGGTCTGGGCGAGCCGGCCGAGCCGCTGGCCGAGGCCGCGCGGGCGGCGCTCGCCGAGCCGCTGCCCGGGGAATGGCTCGACGCCGACCAGATCTCGTTCCTCGGCCGGGGCTGGGCGCACGGCATCGCCCGGGAGGCCGCGCTCAAGATGCGCGAGGCCACGCAGGGGTGGACCGAGGCGTACCCGTCCATGGAGTACCGGCACGGTCCCATCGCCATCGCCGCGCCCGGCCGCCTCGTCTGGCACTTCGGCCCCGACGACGACGGGCTGCGACCGGACGTGGCGCGTACCGGCGCGCTCTTCGTGAACCACCCCGAGGACCCGCAGGCCGACCTGGTGCGAGTCCAGCGACTCGCCGAGGCGACCGCCGTACGCAAGGGACTCGACCCGGACCGGCCGCGGGCGCTGACGCGTTCGGTGGTCCTCGACTCCGTGACCGGGGACCCGGCGGGTTCATGA
- a CDS encoding DUF6278 family protein, translating into MNIPFLDNWRKRNRPDEGASSASVVGDDAEGVAELLSECELLRVRAAQFGLELDDSPDSLEALDQLPPNWRDDPEELPWLGNDAGLYLGTVIVRTVQGAVWHVWPGGHPVVRLTSGREIQVVEAGLDWAVSGAPELSQVYAEAAET; encoded by the coding sequence ATGAACATCCCTTTCTTGGACAACTGGCGCAAACGAAACAGGCCCGACGAGGGTGCTTCGTCGGCGTCCGTCGTGGGGGATGACGCGGAGGGCGTGGCCGAACTGCTCTCCGAGTGCGAGCTGCTGCGTGTCCGGGCCGCGCAGTTCGGTCTGGAACTGGACGATTCCCCGGACTCGTTGGAGGCCCTGGACCAACTGCCCCCGAACTGGCGCGACGACCCGGAGGAGCTGCCCTGGCTGGGCAACGACGCGGGCCTGTATCTCGGTACGGTCATCGTCCGCACGGTCCAGGGCGCCGTCTGGCACGTCTGGCCCGGCGGGCATCCCGTCGTGCGTCTCACCTCCGGCCGGGAGATCCAGGTGGTGGAGGCCGGGCTCGACTGGGCCGTCAGCGGCGCGCCCGAGCTGTCCCAGGTGTACGCGGAGGCGGCCGAGACTTAG
- the ggt gene encoding gamma-glutamyltransferase, whose product MRRPAPRTLSIVALAATMLSVGAAAPPSVASPPAKTPAKGHPHTPAKSPVAVGHGGAVASVDRDASAAGIEVLRRGGNAVDAAVATAAALGVTEPYSAGIGGGGYFVYYDARSRTVHTVDGRETAPKSADATLFQEDGKPIPFAEGQTSGLGVGTPGTPATWDRALDSWGSMPLKRLLEPAQRLAKDGFTVDETFRTQTASNEARFADFPATADLFLPGGELPVVGSVFKNPDLARTYAELGRHGTEALYRGDLARDIVRTVRKPPVGPDATRKVRPGDLTTGDLAAYRTKRQEPTKVSYRGLDVYGMAPSSSGGTSVGEALNILERTDLSRASQEKYLHRFIEASRIAFADRGRWVGDPAFEDVPTKGLLSQRFADSRECLIKDDVALKSPLAPGDPSDPTACAAGGTAAPTTYEGENTTHLTAADKWGNVVAYTLTIESTGGSGITVPGRGFLLNNELTDFSFAAANPAVHDPNLPGPGKRPRSSISPTIVLDDRDRPVLALGSPGGATIITTVLQTLTGHLDRGLPLVDAIAAPRASQRNSATTELEPGLYDSPVRAELEALGHAFTRNPEIGAATGVQRLPDGRWVAAAEKVRRGGGSAMVVHPAGRP is encoded by the coding sequence ATGCGCCGCCCCGCCCCACGCACGCTCTCGATCGTGGCCCTCGCCGCCACCATGCTCTCGGTCGGTGCCGCGGCCCCACCGTCCGTCGCCTCCCCGCCCGCGAAGACCCCCGCGAAGGGCCACCCGCACACTCCGGCCAAGTCGCCGGTCGCCGTCGGCCACGGCGGCGCGGTCGCCAGCGTCGACCGGGACGCCTCGGCCGCCGGGATCGAGGTGCTGCGGCGCGGCGGCAACGCCGTGGACGCGGCCGTGGCGACCGCCGCCGCGCTCGGCGTCACCGAGCCCTACTCGGCCGGTATCGGCGGGGGCGGCTACTTCGTCTACTACGACGCCAGGTCCCGTACCGTCCACACCGTCGACGGCCGGGAGACCGCCCCCAAGTCGGCCGACGCGACCCTCTTCCAGGAGGACGGCAAGCCGATCCCCTTCGCCGAGGGGCAGACGAGCGGCCTCGGCGTCGGGACGCCCGGCACTCCGGCGACCTGGGACCGGGCTCTCGACTCCTGGGGAAGCATGCCGCTGAAGCGGCTGCTGGAGCCCGCGCAGCGGCTGGCGAAGGACGGTTTCACCGTCGACGAGACCTTCCGTACCCAGACCGCCTCGAACGAGGCCCGGTTCGCCGACTTCCCCGCCACCGCCGATCTCTTCCTGCCCGGCGGTGAACTCCCGGTCGTCGGTTCGGTGTTCAAGAACCCCGACCTGGCGCGTACGTACGCGGAACTGGGCCGGCACGGCACCGAGGCGCTCTACCGGGGCGACCTGGCCCGCGACATCGTGCGCACCGTCCGCAAGCCGCCCGTCGGCCCGGACGCCACCCGGAAGGTCCGGCCGGGCGATCTGACGACCGGCGATCTGGCCGCGTACCGGACGAAGCGCCAGGAGCCCACGAAGGTCTCCTACCGGGGGCTCGACGTGTACGGCATGGCGCCCTCGTCCTCCGGCGGTACGAGCGTCGGCGAGGCGCTCAACATCCTGGAACGCACCGATCTCTCCCGTGCCTCGCAGGAGAAGTATCTGCACCGCTTCATCGAGGCGAGCCGGATCGCCTTCGCCGACCGGGGACGGTGGGTCGGCGACCCCGCCTTCGAGGACGTTCCCACCAAGGGCCTGCTGTCGCAGCGCTTCGCCGACTCGCGCGAGTGCCTCATCAAGGACGACGTGGCGCTGAAGAGTCCGCTGGCGCCCGGTGACCCGTCGGACCCGACGGCGTGCGCGGCGGGCGGTACGGCGGCGCCGACGACGTACGAGGGGGAGAACACCACCCATCTGACGGCCGCCGACAAGTGGGGCAACGTCGTCGCGTACACGCTGACGATCGAGTCGACGGGCGGCAGCGGCATCACCGTTCCCGGCCGGGGCTTCCTGCTCAACAACGAACTGACGGACTTCTCGTTCGCCGCGGCCAACCCGGCCGTCCACGACCCGAACCTGCCCGGCCCCGGCAAGCGACCCCGGTCGTCCATCTCCCCGACGATCGTCCTCGACGACCGTGACCGGCCGGTCCTGGCGCTCGGCTCGCCCGGTGGCGCGACCATCATCACGACCGTCCTCCAGACGCTCACCGGTCATCTGGACCGGGGGCTGCCGCTGGTCGACGCGATCGCCGCGCCGCGCGCGAGCCAGCGCAACTCCGCGACGACGGAACTGGAACCGGGGCTCTACGACAGCCCGGTGCGCGCCGAACTCGAAGCACTGGGGCACGCGTTCACCCGGAACCCGGAGATCGGCGCCGCGACGGGCGTGCAGCGGCTGCCCGACGGCCGCTGGGTGGCGGCGGCGGAGAAGGTCCGCAGGGGCGGCGGCTCGGCGATGGTGGTGCACCCGGCGGGACGGCCGTAG
- a CDS encoding exodeoxyribonuclease III, producing the protein MRIATWNVNSITARLPRLLAWLESTGTDVLCVQETKSTLEQFPSDALREAGYEAAVNATGRWNGVALISRAGLDDVVLGLPGGPEYEGVEEPRAVSATCGGVRVWSVYVPNGREVAHDHYAYKLRWLEALRAAVAEDSAGQRPFAVLGDFNVAPTDDDVWDPALFEGATHVTPAEREALAALREGGLSDVVPRPLKYDRPYTFWDYRELRFPKNRGMRIDLVYGNGPFTAAVKDSYVDREERKGKGASDHAPVVVDLDL; encoded by the coding sequence ATGCGCATCGCCACCTGGAACGTCAATTCGATCACCGCCCGGCTGCCCCGGCTGCTGGCCTGGCTGGAGAGCACGGGCACGGACGTGCTGTGCGTCCAGGAGACCAAGAGCACCCTGGAGCAGTTCCCGTCCGACGCCCTGCGCGAGGCGGGTTACGAGGCGGCGGTCAACGCCACCGGCAGGTGGAACGGCGTGGCGCTGATCTCCCGCGCCGGTCTGGACGACGTGGTCCTGGGCCTGCCCGGCGGCCCGGAGTACGAGGGCGTCGAGGAGCCCCGCGCCGTCTCCGCGACCTGCGGCGGCGTCCGGGTCTGGTCGGTGTACGTGCCCAACGGCCGGGAGGTCGCGCACGACCACTACGCGTACAAGCTGCGCTGGCTGGAGGCGCTGCGCGCCGCCGTGGCCGAGGACAGCGCGGGACAGCGGCCGTTCGCCGTCCTCGGTGACTTCAACGTGGCGCCGACGGACGACGACGTCTGGGACCCGGCGCTCTTCGAGGGCGCCACCCATGTCACCCCCGCCGAGCGCGAGGCCCTGGCCGCGCTCCGTGAGGGCGGTCTGTCCGACGTGGTCCCACGACCGCTCAAGTACGACCGGCCGTACACTTTCTGGGACTACCGCGAGCTCCGGTTCCCGAAGAACCGGGGCATGCGGATCGACCTGGTCTACGGGAACGGGCCCTTCACGGCGGCCGTCAAGGACAGTTACGTCGACCGTGAGGAGCGCAAGGGCAAGGGCGCCTCCGACCATGCCCCGGTCGTTGTCGATCTCGACCTCTGA
- a CDS encoding ABC transporter permease, giving the protein MTTTAPPVKDLPGDGGGGGPARDERLLGDSPLRKLLGRPELGAVVGALAVFLFFAVVADSFLKTSSFGTVLYAASTIGIMAVPVALLMIGGEFDLSAGVLVTSSALISSMFSYQMTANVWVGVLVSLLVTLAIGVFNGFMLTRTKLPSFIITLGTFLMLTGLNLGLTKLISGTVSTKSIGDMAGFTSARALFASELTVGGVELKVTILWWAGLVALATWILLRTRFGNWIFAVGGNAEAARAVGVPVRLTKTGLYLGVGFCAWVSGQHLLFSFDVVQSGEGVGNELIYIIAAVIGGCLITGGYGSAIGSAVGAFIFGMTSKGIVYAEWNPDWFKFFLGAMLLLATLLNAWVRKRAEATR; this is encoded by the coding sequence ATGACCACCACCGCACCACCCGTGAAGGATCTGCCGGGCGACGGCGGGGGCGGCGGTCCGGCCCGCGACGAGCGGCTGCTCGGCGACTCGCCGCTGCGCAAGCTCCTCGGCAGGCCCGAACTGGGCGCGGTCGTCGGCGCCCTCGCGGTGTTCCTGTTCTTCGCGGTCGTCGCCGACTCGTTCCTGAAGACGTCGAGCTTCGGCACCGTCCTGTACGCGGCGTCCACGATCGGGATCATGGCGGTGCCGGTGGCGCTGCTGATGATCGGCGGCGAGTTCGACCTGTCCGCCGGTGTCCTGGTGACCAGTTCGGCGCTGATCTCCTCGATGTTCAGCTACCAGATGACGGCCAACGTGTGGGTCGGCGTCCTGGTGTCCCTGCTGGTCACCCTCGCCATCGGGGTGTTCAACGGATTCATGCTGACACGCACGAAACTGCCGAGCTTCATCATCACCCTCGGCACGTTCCTGATGCTCACCGGTCTCAACCTCGGCCTGACCAAGCTGATCAGCGGCACCGTCTCCACCAAGAGCATCGGCGACATGGCGGGCTTCACGTCGGCGCGTGCGCTCTTCGCCTCCGAACTGACAGTCGGCGGCGTCGAGTTGAAGGTCACCATCCTGTGGTGGGCGGGCCTGGTCGCGCTGGCCACCTGGATCCTGCTGCGTACCCGCTTCGGCAACTGGATCTTCGCGGTCGGCGGCAACGCCGAGGCCGCCCGCGCCGTCGGTGTCCCGGTACGGCTGACGAAGACCGGCCTCTACCTGGGCGTCGGCTTCTGCGCCTGGGTCTCCGGCCAGCATCTGCTCTTCTCGTTCGACGTCGTCCAGTCCGGCGAGGGCGTCGGCAACGAGCTGATCTACATCATCGCCGCGGTCATCGGCGGCTGTCTGATCACCGGCGGCTACGGCTCCGCGATCGGCTCCGCCGTCGGCGCGTTCATCTTCGGCATGACCAGCAAGGGCATCGTGTACGCGGAGTGGAACCCGGACTGGTTCAAGTTCTTCCTCGGAGCGATGCTCCTTCTGGCCACCCTGCTCAACGCATGGGTGCGCAAGCGCGCGGAGGCGACCCGATGA
- the pcaDC gene encoding bifunctional 3-oxoadipate enol-lactonase/4-carboxymuconolactone decarboxylase PcaDC, whose amino-acid sequence MTDVQTTTLQYRLDGPDDAPVLILAPSLGTTWHMWDRQTPELAKHWRVLRFDLPGHGGAPARPATGVPELADRLMATLDGLGVQRFGYVGCSIGGAIGAELALRRPDRVASLALVASSPRFGTADEFRQRGVIVRTNGLEPMARAAPERWFTAGFAAAQPAIVEWAVQMVRTTDPGCYIAACEAMAAFDIRAELGRIGVPTLVLVGAEDQVTGPAEARTLVAGIPDARLALVPGASHLAPVEQPAAVTDLLLRHFSTAWLNPSDTSTGLTVLPDWATYPGPGTPVGPPTGSPMTVPVAELTSAEQPRAVTAVRADPYEAGMRVRREVVGDAHVDRVMAETDAFAADFQELLTRYVWGDVWNREGLDRRSRSCVTLTALVVGGHLDELAVETRAALRNGLTPAEIKEVLIQTAVHCGFPAVTAAFRVVAAVVQEETTPDP is encoded by the coding sequence GTGACCGACGTACAGACCACCACCCTCCAGTACCGCCTCGACGGGCCGGACGACGCACCGGTCCTGATCCTGGCTCCGTCACTGGGCACCACCTGGCACATGTGGGACCGGCAGACCCCCGAGCTGGCCAAGCACTGGCGGGTGCTCCGGTTCGACCTGCCCGGCCACGGCGGCGCCCCCGCCCGCCCCGCCACCGGCGTCCCCGAACTGGCGGACCGCCTCATGGCCACGCTCGACGGGCTGGGCGTGCAGCGCTTCGGCTACGTCGGCTGCTCCATCGGCGGGGCGATCGGCGCCGAACTGGCGCTGCGCCGCCCCGACCGGGTCGCCTCGCTCGCGCTCGTGGCGTCCTCGCCGAGGTTCGGCACGGCGGACGAGTTCCGCCAGCGCGGTGTCATCGTCCGTACGAACGGTCTCGAACCGATGGCCCGCGCGGCGCCCGAGCGCTGGTTCACCGCCGGTTTCGCCGCCGCGCAGCCCGCGATCGTCGAGTGGGCGGTGCAGATGGTCCGTACGACCGACCCGGGCTGCTACATCGCCGCGTGCGAGGCCATGGCCGCCTTCGACATACGCGCGGAGCTGGGCCGGATCGGGGTGCCCACGCTCGTCCTGGTCGGCGCCGAGGACCAGGTCACCGGCCCCGCCGAGGCCCGCACCCTGGTCGCCGGGATACCGGACGCCCGGCTCGCGCTCGTACCGGGCGCCTCGCACCTGGCGCCCGTCGAGCAGCCGGCCGCCGTCACCGATCTGCTGCTGCGCCACTTCTCGACCGCCTGGCTGAACCCCTCCGACACCTCGACCGGACTGACGGTGCTGCCCGACTGGGCGACCTACCCGGGGCCGGGGACACCCGTCGGGCCGCCGACCGGGTCGCCGATGACCGTCCCCGTCGCCGAGCTCACCTCCGCCGAGCAGCCGAGGGCCGTGACGGCCGTACGCGCCGATCCGTACGAGGCGGGCATGCGGGTCCGCCGGGAGGTCGTCGGGGACGCCCACGTCGACCGGGTCATGGCGGAGACGGACGCCTTCGCCGCCGACTTCCAGGAACTCCTCACCCGCTATGTCTGGGGCGATGTGTGGAACCGCGAGGGCCTGGACCGGCGCAGCCGCAGCTGTGTGACGCTGACGGCCCTCGTCGTCGGCGGCCACCTCGACGAGCTGGCCGTCGAGACCAGAGCCGCCCTGCGCAATGGGCTGACCCCGGCCGAGATCAAGGAAGTGCTGATCCAGACGGCCGTCCACTGCGGCTTCCCGGCCGTGACCGCCGCCTTCCGGGTCGTCGCGGCCGTCGTCCAGGAGGAGACCACCCCCGATCCCTGA
- a CDS encoding ATP-binding cassette domain-containing protein: MTTHGTTETTGSATAATPPLVELDGVSKYYGNIRALEGVSLEVRAGEITCVLGDNGAGKSTLIKIIAGLHRHDTGAFLIEGARTSLGSPREALDLGIATVYQDLAVVPLMPVWRNFFLGSEPTKGAGPFKRLDVDLMRRTTRAELLRMGIDLRDVDQPIGTLSGGERQCVAIARAVHFGAKVLVLDEPTAALGVKQSGVVLKYVAAARDAGLGVVLITHNPHHAYLVGDRFVLLKRGVMAGSHTRESITLDELTRQMAGGSELEELSHELAKAPGPARLGGRPVDGGGHPGDEDTNAKRSGGSAKP; encoded by the coding sequence ATGACCACGCACGGCACGACGGAGACGACCGGCTCCGCGACGGCGGCCACGCCCCCGCTGGTCGAACTGGACGGCGTCAGTAAGTACTACGGCAACATCCGGGCCCTCGAAGGTGTCTCGCTGGAGGTGCGCGCGGGGGAGATCACCTGCGTACTCGGCGACAACGGCGCGGGCAAGTCCACCCTCATCAAGATCATCGCGGGACTGCACCGGCACGATACGGGCGCGTTCCTCATCGAGGGGGCGCGGACGTCGCTCGGCTCGCCGCGCGAGGCACTGGACCTGGGCATCGCCACCGTCTACCAGGACCTGGCCGTCGTACCGCTCATGCCCGTCTGGCGGAACTTCTTCCTCGGCTCCGAACCGACGAAGGGCGCCGGACCGTTCAAGCGCCTCGACGTCGACCTGATGCGCCGCACCACCCGCGCCGAGCTGCTGCGGATGGGCATCGACCTGCGCGACGTGGACCAGCCCATCGGGACCCTGTCCGGCGGCGAACGGCAGTGCGTGGCGATCGCCCGCGCCGTCCACTTCGGCGCGAAGGTCCTCGTCCTGGACGAGCCGACCGCCGCGCTCGGCGTCAAACAGTCCGGGGTCGTACTGAAGTACGTGGCCGCCGCGCGTGACGCCGGGCTGGGCGTCGTACTGATCACGCACAACCCGCACCACGCGTATCTCGTCGGCGACCGGTTCGTGCTGCTCAAGCGGGGTGTCATGGCGGGCAGCCACACCAGGGAGTCGATCACCCTGGACGAGCTGACGCGCCAGATGGCGGGCGGCTCGGAGCTGGAGGAGCTGAGCCACGAGCTGGCCAAGGCCCCCGGGCCCGCCCGGCTCGGTGGCCGCCCGGTGGACGGCGGCGGGCATCCGGGGGACGAAGACACCAACGCGAAGCGGTCCGGCGGCAGTGCCAAGCCCTGA
- a CDS encoding sugar ABC transporter substrate-binding protein yields MGGVRAVRTGVRALGAVLAAVLGAAALAGCSGTGGKRAEDRAAAAESRAQGRAAVSTPKWTVAMVTHSGDGDTFWDIVQRGAKQAAAKDNISFLYAHSDEGQQQAQLVQSYIDKGVDGLIVTLAKPDAMKAVVAKATRAGIPVITVNSGSEQSKAFGALTHIGQDETVAGEAVGDELDRRGRKKALCVLHEQGNVGHEQRCAGAKKTFDGTMRNLYVDGTNMPDVQASIEAQLQTDRGIDAVVTLGAPFADTAVKAKKTAGSKAEIDTFDLNEAVAGSLKAGRLGFAVDQQPYLQGYEAVDLLWLHRYNAHVLGGGRPVLTGPQIVGRQDAAELQEYAERGTR; encoded by the coding sequence GTGGGTGGGGTTCGGGCGGTTCGGACAGGGGTACGCGCGCTGGGCGCGGTGCTGGCGGCGGTTCTCGGGGCGGCGGCCCTGGCGGGATGCAGCGGCACCGGCGGCAAGCGCGCCGAGGACAGGGCCGCGGCGGCCGAGTCCAGGGCACAGGGGCGGGCCGCGGTGAGCACACCGAAGTGGACCGTCGCCATGGTCACCCACTCCGGCGACGGCGACACCTTCTGGGACATCGTCCAGCGGGGCGCCAAGCAGGCCGCCGCCAAGGACAACATCTCCTTCCTGTACGCGCACAGCGACGAGGGCCAGCAGCAGGCGCAGCTCGTCCAGTCGTACATCGACAAGGGCGTGGACGGGCTGATCGTCACCCTCGCCAAACCGGACGCCATGAAGGCCGTCGTCGCCAAGGCGACCAGGGCGGGAATCCCGGTGATCACCGTCAACTCGGGCTCCGAGCAGTCGAAGGCGTTCGGCGCGCTCACCCACATCGGCCAGGACGAGACCGTCGCCGGCGAGGCGGTGGGCGACGAACTGGACCGCCGGGGCAGGAAGAAAGCCCTGTGCGTCCTGCACGAGCAGGGCAACGTGGGCCACGAACAGCGCTGCGCCGGGGCGAAGAAGACCTTCGACGGCACGATGCGCAACCTGTACGTCGACGGCACCAACATGCCGGACGTCCAGGCGTCCATCGAGGCCCAGCTCCAGACCGACCGGGGCATCGACGCGGTCGTGACCCTCGGCGCGCCCTTCGCCGACACCGCCGTCAAGGCGAAGAAGACGGCGGGCAGCAAGGCCGAGATCGACACGTTCGACCTCAACGAGGCCGTCGCGGGCTCGCTCAAGGCGGGCCGGCTGGGCTTCGCCGTCGACCAGCAGCCCTACCTCCAGGGGTACGAGGCCGTCGATCTGCTCTGGCTCCACCGGTACAACGCGCATGTGCTCGGCGGCGGGCGGCCCGTGCTCACCGGACCGCAGATCGTGGGCCGTCAGGACGCCGCCGAGCTCCAGGAATACGCGGAACGAGGGACCCGATGA
- a CDS encoding substrate-binding domain-containing protein, whose protein sequence is MRTNRKAAARAAAALLTACALALVTGCSGSGGKESEDKADDGGGGGTAATTPRMKIAMVTHSGEGDTFWDIVQSGAKVASAKDNVQFLYAANKEGKEQAQLIQSYLDQDVDGLVVSLAKPEAVKAVLAKAAAAGVPVVTINSGAEFSEPFGALSHIGQDEAVAGEAVGEELNKRGKKKALCVIHEQGNVSLEARCAGVAKTFEGTVENLNVEGTNMPASTSSIEAKLQSGTDIDAVVTLGAPFAAASVKAKQGSGSGAEINTFDLNADVVKQLKAKEIGFAVDQQPYLQGYLAIDELWLHKTNGNVIGGGKPVLTGPALVTEKDVPALEKFTARGTR, encoded by the coding sequence ATGCGTACGAACCGAAAGGCGGCGGCCCGCGCGGCGGCGGCGCTGCTGACCGCATGCGCGCTCGCCCTCGTCACCGGATGCAGCGGTTCCGGCGGCAAGGAGTCCGAGGACAAGGCCGACGACGGAGGCGGTGGCGGTACGGCGGCCACCACCCCGCGCATGAAGATCGCCATGGTCACGCACTCCGGGGAGGGCGACACCTTCTGGGACATCGTGCAGAGCGGCGCCAAGGTCGCGTCGGCCAAGGACAACGTCCAGTTCCTCTACGCCGCCAACAAGGAGGGCAAGGAGCAGGCCCAGCTCATCCAGAGCTACCTCGACCAGGACGTCGACGGACTCGTCGTCAGCCTCGCCAAGCCCGAGGCGGTCAAGGCCGTCCTCGCCAAGGCCGCCGCGGCCGGTGTCCCCGTCGTCACGATCAACTCCGGAGCCGAGTTCTCCGAGCCCTTCGGGGCGCTCTCCCACATCGGCCAGGACGAGGCCGTCGCCGGTGAGGCCGTCGGCGAGGAACTCAACAAGCGCGGAAAGAAGAAGGCGCTCTGCGTCATCCACGAACAGGGCAACGTCTCGCTCGAAGCCCGCTGCGCCGGTGTCGCGAAGACTTTCGAGGGCACCGTCGAGAATCTGAATGTCGAGGGCACCAACATGCCCGCCTCCACGTCGTCCATCGAGGCCAAGCTCCAGAGCGGCACGGACATCGACGCGGTCGTCACGCTCGGCGCCCCGTTCGCCGCCGCCTCCGTCAAGGCCAAGCAGGGTTCCGGCTCCGGCGCCGAGATCAACACCTTCGACCTCAACGCCGACGTGGTGAAGCAGCTCAAGGCCAAGGAGATCGGCTTCGCCGTCGATCAGCAGCCCTACCTCCAGGGGTATCTCGCGATCGACGAACTGTGGCTCCACAAGACCAACGGCAATGTCATCGGCGGCGGAAAGCCCGTCCTCACCGGACCCGCGCTGGTGACCGAGAAGGACGTCCCCGCACTGGAGAAGTTCACCGCCCGCGGCACCCGATGA
- a CDS encoding MBL fold metallo-hydrolase has product MKLTKKSHACVRLEKDGRTLVVDPGVFSEEDAALGAEAVLVTHEHPDHFEEGRLRAALESDPATEIWTLRSVADQLSAAFPGRVRTVGHGDTFTAAGFDIQVHGELHAVIHPDLPRVTNVGYLVDGSLFHPGDALTVPGTPVDTLLLPVHAPWNKISEVVDYVREVAPRRSFDIHDALLTDLALPMYDGHVGRLGGSDHARLAPGESTRL; this is encoded by the coding sequence GTGAAGCTCACCAAGAAGTCCCACGCCTGCGTCCGGCTGGAGAAGGACGGGCGGACACTCGTCGTCGACCCCGGCGTCTTCAGTGAGGAGGACGCGGCGCTCGGCGCCGAGGCCGTACTCGTCACGCACGAGCACCCCGACCACTTCGAGGAGGGCCGGCTGCGCGCCGCACTCGAATCGGACCCGGCCACCGAGATCTGGACCCTGCGCAGCGTCGCGGACCAGCTCTCGGCGGCTTTTCCGGGCCGGGTGCGCACGGTGGGCCACGGCGACACCTTCACCGCGGCCGGCTTCGACATCCAGGTGCACGGCGAACTCCACGCGGTGATCCATCCCGACCTGCCGAGGGTCACCAACGTCGGCTATCTGGTGGACGGTTCGCTCTTCCACCCCGGCGACGCCCTGACCGTCCCCGGCACTCCCGTCGACACCCTGCTGCTCCCGGTGCACGCCCCGTGGAACAAGATTTCCGAAGTGGTCGACTACGTACGCGAGGTGGCGCCGCGCCGCAGCTTCGACATCCACGACGCGCTGCTCACCGACCTGGCGCTGCCCATGTACGACGGCCATGTCGGCCGGCTCGGCGGCTCCGACCACGCCAGGCTGGCACCCGGCGAGTCCACCCGGCTGTGA